A DNA window from Paenibacillus andongensis contains the following coding sequences:
- the ytfJ gene encoding GerW family sporulation protein, with the protein MSEHPIQGLMKVAMENIKEMVDVNTIVGDPVETPDGSVIMPISKVGFGFAAGGSEFVTDSEIEIEGGSANRSDALNAKVALPFGGGSGGGVSITPIAFLVVGKNGVKVVPLDNQTHILERLIDSAPQVVDRIQSMIKGMGAKTPASTVATNGTNVTNIENQNFIV; encoded by the coding sequence ATGTCCGAACACCCGATTCAAGGCCTCATGAAAGTCGCCATGGAAAATATCAAAGAAATGGTCGATGTAAACACGATTGTTGGTGACCCCGTCGAGACCCCTGATGGTAGTGTTATTATGCCAATATCCAAAGTAGGTTTCGGTTTTGCTGCGGGCGGCAGCGAATTCGTGACAGATTCCGAAATTGAAATCGAAGGCGGCTCAGCAAATAGAAGCGATGCGCTGAATGCGAAGGTTGCTCTTCCTTTCGGCGGCGGTAGCGGCGGCGGGGTATCCATTACACCTATTGCTTTCCTCGTCGTAGGTAAAAATGGTGTGAAGGTTGTTCCGCTTGACAACCAAACACATATTCTTGAACGCCTCATTGACTCCGCTCCGCAAGTGGTTGACAGAATTCAAAGCATGATCAAAGGCATGGGAGCCAAGACACCTGCCAGCACTGTAGCCACTAACGGAACAAATGTAACTAATATCGAGAATCAAAATTTCATTGTGTAG
- a CDS encoding DUF2953 domain-containing protein, whose product MGIVLLIIIFVIIGFLFSFIRGEFNFSRVKDNDTLSVEMRALFGLIRYRYVIPIIQFKGFTKGIMVKSEIITKSSSKLKDESKDHITKDKIINAFKEAKEALVHTLNFYDWMKQTLAKVECTDLKWITRIGVGDAPETAITTGAIWGIKSSLLGFSIRYVNLTAKPQIDVIPQYNEKQFSTEFRFAGRIRVWFIVVAGIRLISRAAKIKGGIRTWIQIVLKTMKLRSRVKTAS is encoded by the coding sequence GTGGGGATAGTATTACTAATAATCATTTTTGTGATCATTGGTTTCTTATTTAGTTTCATTCGCGGTGAATTCAACTTCTCTAGAGTGAAAGACAATGATACATTATCAGTGGAAATGCGGGCGTTATTCGGGCTTATACGCTATCGTTACGTCATTCCAATCATACAATTCAAAGGCTTTACGAAGGGGATTATGGTTAAATCGGAAATAATCACCAAATCCAGTTCCAAACTTAAAGATGAAAGCAAGGATCATATTACGAAAGATAAAATAATCAACGCATTCAAAGAAGCAAAGGAAGCACTAGTACATACATTAAACTTCTATGATTGGATGAAGCAGACATTGGCGAAAGTCGAGTGTACCGATTTAAAATGGATAACTCGTATAGGCGTAGGTGATGCTCCTGAAACAGCGATTACAACAGGGGCAATATGGGGAATCAAATCTTCGCTGCTTGGCTTTTCCATTCGCTATGTGAACTTAACGGCAAAACCGCAAATCGATGTTATACCGCAATATAATGAGAAACAATTTTCAACCGAATTTCGTTTTGCAGGACGTATTCGCGTATGGTTTATCGTAGTTGCAGGAATACGTTTGATTAGCAGAGCGGCCAAAATAAAAGGTGGTATTCGTACATGGATTCAAATTGTTTTGAAAACAATGAAGTTAAGGTCTCGAGTTAAAACGGCTTCTTAA
- the scpB gene encoding SMC-Scp complex subunit ScpB, protein MKSIIEGLLFASGDEGLDAKQLAEVMELDLYLVRDLLKDMRTDFKRKGRGVQIVEVAGAYQLTTLAEHAPYFERLAYSPSRSSLSQAALETLSIVAYKQPITRVEIEEIRGVKCDRALATLTGKDLITEVGRADAVGRPILYGTSKQFLEYFGLSSITELPDSASFQGNFDLEEETRLLFDRIGGDQKQITLEDVSDETE, encoded by the coding sequence ATGAAATCAATTATTGAAGGACTGCTCTTTGCCTCTGGCGACGAAGGATTGGATGCCAAGCAATTAGCTGAAGTCATGGAGCTTGATCTTTATTTGGTTCGTGATCTGCTCAAAGATATGAGAACGGACTTCAAACGAAAGGGTCGCGGCGTTCAGATTGTGGAAGTAGCTGGAGCGTATCAGTTAACAACCTTAGCTGAGCATGCGCCCTATTTTGAGCGTCTTGCTTATTCGCCTTCACGATCGTCCCTATCGCAAGCCGCGTTAGAGACATTATCCATCGTTGCTTATAAACAGCCAATTACAAGAGTTGAAATTGAGGAGATTCGCGGCGTGAAATGCGATCGGGCCTTGGCAACCTTAACCGGCAAAGACTTAATTACGGAAGTCGGACGCGCCGATGCGGTAGGTAGACCGATTTTGTACGGAACTTCCAAGCAATTTCTAGAATATTTCGGTCTTAGTTCGATTACGGAGCTGCCGGATTCGGCAAGCTTCCAAGGGAATTTCGATTTAGAAGAAGAGACCCGTCTATTATTTGACCGAATTGGCGGAGATCAGAAGCAGATTACTCTCGAAGATGTAAGCGATGAAACCGAATAA
- a CDS encoding segregation and condensation protein A gives MKVTYKLEAFEGPLDLLLHLIDKNELDIYNIPIKEITDQYLGYVQAMHELELDITSEFLVMAATLLSIKSKMLLPKPPVIEFDEYFDDMDDSLDPRAELVAKLIEYRKYKSIADMLRDKEVERSLVYTREPEDLTSYRPDIQENPVEGLDVADLLFAFQRTLRKLANRNVVTRIRRDEISVKERIREVIDLLKFKGGKLLFSKLFDYEMTREEIVVTFLAILELMKMKKVICYQYKLFEDIVIQAKEEVSDIDTQFPTDEINY, from the coding sequence ATGAAAGTAACCTATAAGTTAGAAGCATTTGAAGGCCCCCTTGATCTTTTACTTCATCTTATCGATAAAAATGAACTCGACATTTATAATATTCCGATCAAAGAAATAACAGATCAATACTTGGGCTATGTTCAAGCTATGCATGAATTGGAGCTGGATATTACGAGTGAATTTCTTGTGATGGCCGCAACACTTCTCTCTATCAAGAGCAAAATGCTATTGCCTAAGCCGCCTGTTATTGAATTTGATGAATATTTTGATGATATGGACGACTCGTTAGATCCTCGCGCGGAACTTGTTGCGAAGCTAATTGAATACCGGAAGTACAAATCAATTGCCGACATGCTCAGGGATAAAGAGGTAGAACGCAGTCTCGTGTACACGCGAGAACCAGAGGATTTGACATCATACCGGCCAGACATTCAGGAGAACCCTGTAGAGGGACTTGATGTCGCAGATCTACTGTTTGCCTTTCAGAGAACGTTAAGGAAGCTGGCTAACCGCAATGTGGTAACTAGAATACGAAGAGATGAAATTTCAGTTAAAGAGCGCATTCGAGAGGTTATTGACTTACTTAAATTTAAAGGCGGTAAGCTGCTTTTCTCAAAGCTATTTGATTACGAAATGACACGTGAAGAAATAGTCGTGACTTTCTTGGCGATACTCGAATTAATGAAAATGAAAAAAGTGATTTGTTATCAGTACAAACTATTTGAAGACATCGTCATCCAAGCAAAAGAGGAGGTTTCTGACATTGACACTCAATTTCCAACAGATGAAATCAATTATTGA
- a CDS encoding site-2 protease family protein, with the protein MLSYYHLETLLPRLFAFLIAMTLHDAAHAGVAWLLGDRTARESKRLSLNPLAHLDALGLAMIVFGPYGWSKRIPVDESRFKKRPRLSHTLVFLAGPFTNLLLVLFFWWLYFFLPALVGGGTESTAVEQWRVYLQYCVIVNVMICLIHILPLYPLDGWFILKGLVASRKQGWFARNQRYALILVIVLLVTPVGQWALGHLYPFAAQFVMNLFSL; encoded by the coding sequence ATGCTTTCTTATTATCATTTGGAAACACTGCTGCCCAGGCTGTTCGCATTTCTGATCGCAATGACGCTGCACGATGCGGCCCATGCGGGGGTAGCTTGGCTGCTCGGAGATCGTACAGCTCGAGAAAGCAAACGATTATCGCTAAACCCCTTGGCACATTTAGATGCCTTGGGGCTAGCTATGATCGTCTTCGGTCCCTATGGCTGGTCAAAGAGAATACCGGTAGATGAATCACGTTTTAAGAAGAGACCGAGGCTATCGCACACACTTGTATTTTTAGCGGGACCTTTTACGAATTTACTGCTCGTTTTGTTCTTCTGGTGGCTTTATTTCTTTCTGCCGGCTTTGGTGGGAGGAGGGACAGAATCCACTGCCGTTGAACAGTGGCGAGTCTATTTGCAGTACTGCGTTATCGTCAATGTAATGATTTGCCTTATACATATACTACCCCTTTATCCGCTCGACGGATGGTTTATTTTGAAAGGACTAGTTGCTTCCCGCAAGCAAGGATGGTTCGCACGTAATCAACGCTATGCACTTATTCTGGTTATTGTTTTACTGGTTACACCAGTTGGTCAATGGGCGCTCGGACATTTGTATCCGTTTGCCGCGCAGTTTGTTATGAATCTATTTTCACTATGA
- the ribH gene encoding 6,7-dimethyl-8-ribityllumazine synthase translates to MANIFEGHLISQNLKYGIVVGRFNEFITSKLLGGAQDALKRHGVNEDEVDIAWVPGAFELPLIAQKMAESGKYDAVITLGAVIRGSTPHFDYVCSEVAKGVSAINLKTGIPTIFGVLTTDSIEQAVERAGTKAGNKGWEAAVTAIEMANLTKQFTS, encoded by the coding sequence ATGGCTAACATTTTTGAAGGACATTTAATTTCGCAAAACTTGAAATATGGTATCGTTGTAGGTCGTTTCAATGAATTTATTACATCCAAATTGTTGGGTGGCGCACAGGACGCTCTGAAACGTCATGGCGTTAATGAGGACGAAGTAGATATTGCTTGGGTACCAGGCGCATTCGAACTTCCGCTAATCGCTCAAAAAATGGCTGAAAGCGGAAAGTACGATGCTGTTATTACACTAGGTGCGGTAATTCGAGGATCAACTCCACATTTTGATTATGTGTGCAGCGAAGTGGCAAAAGGTGTTTCTGCTATTAACCTGAAAACAGGCATTCCCACGATTTTCGGTGTTTTGACGACAGATTCCATTGAGCAAGCAGTGGAACGTGCGGGTACCAAAGCTGGAAATAAAGGCTGGGAAGCTGCCGTAACTGCGATTGAAATGGCGAACTTGACGAAGCAATTCACTTCGTAA